The Candidatus Methylomirabilis sp. genome has a window encoding:
- a CDS encoding cobalamin-dependent protein (Presence of a B(12) (cobalamin)-binding domain implies dependence on cobalamin itself, in one of its several forms, or in some unusual lineages, dependence on a cobalamin-like analog.) → MSSQVGAAPKPLQTLFFLDYDDGLGGRFTNSPGLLPLIGHARAAGFDVTFVDAEERLFAALDDGLIDVVAISSMERLLPRSIQTAQRVRERRSDVVLMLGGSAIEAFALDLAASLFDVVVTGEGEHRFVPLLTAIAQSRGLLIPTPIPATIRLPAHQRDLGPAEPGGVLDANAVACIAAATFRRSAKRASHVSLDIGLGGVYLRAVDTGRVLLIEAPTRAQLADAIKRFDDEGTTLPPDVAATSLDATPLAEELDAFCIYPWDEVNTNRWSTLEFYTQRGCCWGRCEFCSVADRNIRAISHDRVLDVLREAAQHGIETVSFSDDLFVQDTAWNRRLLERLLPLHLGLKYRAQTMANRSVWPLLDLMRDVGFLELSFGVETLNGARARFMGKSYNGERYVEGATETITRVAEAGICPVLYLIMADPCSTLEEIAAELADVVDFVGMVYCRTGVVPKTSYSLAMLPVAGPAMTGRYRYSTTNVKVGDRVLRLPAEFHFAPLVSRYLRSVAATTDALPFRRENLGCFPIYLRIAREVAADAAAPEQAAVNAHVERGLCAFEALARELDRDIEWTARELAGEGSGRTLQCRDELRFEFARFGGYIAGVQRYHELLDAAAGAQ, encoded by the coding sequence ATGTCGAGCCAGGTTGGCGCAGCACCAAAGCCTCTGCAAACGCTGTTCTTTCTCGACTACGACGACGGTCTGGGAGGGCGATTCACTAACTCCCCAGGGCTTCTGCCGCTGATCGGTCACGCGCGCGCCGCCGGGTTTGATGTCACGTTCGTCGATGCCGAGGAGCGGCTGTTCGCCGCGCTCGACGACGGCCTAATCGACGTAGTCGCGATCTCCTCGATGGAGCGACTCTTGCCCCGTTCGATCCAGACGGCGCAACGAGTGCGCGAGCGCCGCTCGGACGTGGTGCTGATGCTGGGAGGCAGTGCCATCGAGGCGTTCGCGCTCGACTTGGCGGCGTCCTTGTTCGACGTCGTTGTGACGGGCGAAGGGGAGCACCGATTCGTGCCGCTCCTCACCGCGATTGCGCAGTCGCGTGGTCTGTTGATCCCCACTCCGATCCCGGCGACGATCCGGCTACCGGCCCACCAACGCGACCTCGGCCCAGCGGAACCGGGCGGCGTGCTCGACGCCAACGCGGTCGCGTGCATTGCCGCCGCGACGTTTCGGCGCAGCGCAAAGCGAGCGTCGCACGTGTCGCTCGATATCGGACTCGGCGGGGTATACTTGCGGGCCGTCGACACGGGCCGCGTCCTGCTCATTGAAGCGCCGACGCGAGCCCAGCTCGCCGACGCCATCAAGCGGTTCGACGACGAAGGCACTACGCTCCCCCCCGACGTCGCAGCCACGTCCCTGGACGCGACACCGCTTGCCGAGGAGCTAGACGCCTTCTGCATCTATCCGTGGGACGAGGTAAATACGAACCGCTGGTCGACCCTTGAGTTCTACACGCAGCGAGGGTGCTGCTGGGGGCGCTGCGAATTCTGCTCGGTCGCCGATCGCAACATCCGTGCGATCTCCCATGACCGCGTGCTGGATGTGCTCCGCGAAGCGGCGCAACACGGTATCGAAACCGTTTCCTTCTCCGACGATCTCTTCGTGCAGGACACGGCGTGGAATCGGCGTCTGCTCGAACGCCTGCTGCCGCTTCACCTCGGCTTGAAATACCGCGCTCAGACGATGGCGAACCGCTCCGTCTGGCCACTTCTAGACCTGATGCGCGATGTTGGATTCCTGGAGCTCTCGTTCGGGGTCGAAACGCTCAACGGCGCGCGGGCGCGCTTCATGGGCAAGTCTTACAACGGCGAGCGCTACGTCGAAGGCGCTACCGAAACCATCACCAGAGTTGCCGAGGCCGGCATCTGTCCCGTCCTCTATCTGATCATGGCCGATCCCTGCTCGACCTTGGAGGAGATCGCGGCGGAATTGGCGGACGTCGTGGACTTCGTGGGGATGGTCTATTGCCGCACGGGCGTGGTCCCGAAGACCTCGTATTCCCTGGCGATGTTACCGGTCGCGGGTCCCGCCATGACCGGACGTTACCGCTACTCGACGACGAACGTGAAGGTAGGCGACCGCGTGCTTCGCCTCCCGGCGGAGTTTCATTTCGCGCCGCTCGTTTCTCGCTATCTGCGCAGCGTCGCGGCGACGACCGACGCCCTCCCGTTCCGACGCGAGAACCTCGGCTGCTTCCCGATCTACCTCCGCATCGCGCGCGAAGTGGCGGCCGACGCCGCGGCGCCGGAGCAGGCCGCGGTGAACGCCCATGTTGAACGCGGTCTCTGCGCCTTCGAGGCCCTGGCACGCGAGCTCGACCGCGACATTGAGTGGACGGCGCGGGAACTCGCAGGCGAGGGAAGTGGACGTACGCTCCAGTGTCGCGATGAGCTCCGTTTCGAATTCGCCCGATTCGGCGGCTACATCGCCGGCGTTCAGCGCTACCACGAGCTACTCGACGCGGCTGCGGGCGCGCAGTAA
- the tmk gene encoding dTMP kinase, with translation MNGLFITFEGGEGSGKSTQLKLLANRIRAFGKEVIETRDPGGTAIGKEIRTLLLHSPLNTCGDRPESRPIAAATELLLYEASRAQLVREVIAPALARGAVVLCDRFTDSTLAYQGFGRGIDLDLIRQLSRFSTDGLVPDLTVLLDLDPKIGLMRCGRGAGVDASTGLSTGLSCWDRIEAEPLAFHQRIREGYLALVREDPDRIAMIDAGLGVTEIETIVWNQIIRLQDRCGYAVS, from the coding sequence ATGAACGGACTGTTTATCACCTTTGAGGGGGGCGAGGGGTCCGGGAAGTCGACCCAACTCAAGCTGTTGGCCAATCGAATTCGGGCCTTCGGCAAAGAGGTCATTGAAACTCGAGATCCAGGCGGGACCGCCATCGGCAAGGAGATTCGGACGCTCCTGCTCCATTCCCCGCTTAATACATGCGGGGACAGGCCGGAGTCGCGGCCCATCGCGGCTGCCACGGAGTTGCTGCTGTATGAGGCCAGCCGCGCGCAGCTTGTCCGGGAGGTGATCGCTCCTGCCCTCGCGCGCGGGGCAGTGGTACTTTGCGACCGTTTTACCGATTCCACGCTGGCGTACCAGGGATTTGGAAGAGGCATCGACCTTGATCTGATACGGCAGTTGAGCCGGTTCAGTACCGATGGGCTTGTCCCGGACCTGACCGTCCTGCTGGATCTCGACCCGAAGATCGGACTGATGCGGTGCGGAAGAGGTGCCGGCGTCGATGCGTCAACAGGGCTCAGCACAGGACTGTCGTGCTGGGACAGGATCGAGGCCGAGCCGCTTGCCTTTCACCAGCGGATCAGAGAAGGGTACCTTGCCCTGGTACGCGAAGACCCGGATCGCATCGCCATGATCGATGCCGGCTTGGGTGTGACCGAGATCGAGACGATCGTGTGGAATCAGATCATCCGTCTTCAAGATCGATGCGGTTATGCCGTTTCGTGA
- a CDS encoding SDR family oxidoreductase, with product MELRGRTALVTGAARRVGRAIALAMADRGADLVIHYKSSESEAHETVEAVERLGRRAFAIRADLAEPAEVEELADRAVQTFGRIDVLINNAALYHRTFLETLALADWEQFLRINLTGPFLLSQRLGLLMRRQGGGKIVNVVDIMGMKPWADFLPYGVSKGALIALTQGLAKALAPEVQINAVAPGAVLLTEAEGEKEREAIARSTLLKRMGDPTDVAKTVLFLLEGSDFITGQVVVVDGGRSLK from the coding sequence ATGGAGCTTCGCGGACGAACGGCGTTGGTGACCGGGGCGGCCAGACGTGTGGGCCGGGCAATTGCCCTGGCGATGGCCGACCGAGGCGCGGATCTAGTAATCCACTACAAAAGCAGCGAATCCGAGGCCCACGAGACGGTAGAGGCGGTGGAGCGCCTCGGCCGTCGAGCGTTCGCTATCCGGGCCGATCTGGCGGAGCCTGCGGAGGTCGAAGAACTGGCCGATCGGGCGGTTCAGACCTTCGGGAGGATCGATGTTCTTATCAACAACGCCGCCCTCTATCACCGGACGTTTCTGGAGACGCTTGCGTTAGCGGACTGGGAGCAGTTCCTGCGCATCAATCTCACGGGGCCGTTTCTGCTGAGCCAGCGACTGGGCCTGCTGATGCGGCGACAAGGCGGAGGGAAGATTGTCAATGTCGTTGATATCATGGGGATGAAGCCATGGGCCGACTTCCTGCCCTACGGTGTCTCCAAGGGCGCCCTGATCGCGCTGACCCAGGGCCTCGCCAAGGCATTGGCACCGGAGGTACAGATCAACGCGGTTGCGCCCGGCGCGGTGCTGCTTACGGAGGCAGAGGGGGAGAAGGAGCGGGAGGCGATTGCCAGGAGCACGCTGCTCAAGCGGATGGGCGACCCGACCGATGTTGCGAAGACGGTCCTCTTCCTTCTGGAGGGTTCGGACTTCATTACCGGTCAGGTCGTGGTGGTGGATGGAGGTCGATCGCTCAAGTAG
- the ricT gene encoding regulatory iron-sulfur-containing complex subunit RicT has translation MKTVRISLGETEYQEQHYDPRGVKLKPGDQVVVETKWGQGLARVLATFPMYPSQKAAEPLPAVLRVATTRDRANEERIRRLEVEGKASCLRKITERELPMKLVDVKASFDRSRVTFYFYADERIDFRELVKELAQQLHTRIEMRQIRARDVASKLGCVGPCGRQLCCKTFLKEYEPISVRMAKDQGLPLNPSKLAGMCGRLKCCLRYEHSMYEELKRRLPKVGSPVEAPEGVGIVKARNILTESVVVELEDGAQITVKAADLIHIGPPLDENSPRNSCGGGGCSSGGCGVDVAPNRDHS, from the coding sequence ATGAAAACAGTACGCATTAGCTTGGGAGAGACCGAGTACCAGGAGCAACACTACGATCCGCGAGGCGTGAAATTAAAGCCGGGCGATCAGGTGGTGGTCGAAACCAAGTGGGGACAGGGGCTGGCCCGGGTGCTCGCCACCTTCCCGATGTATCCCAGTCAAAAAGCCGCGGAACCGCTCCCAGCCGTCCTCCGTGTGGCAACGACGCGGGATCGCGCCAATGAGGAACGGATCAGGCGCCTGGAAGTCGAGGGGAAAGCCTCTTGCTTGCGGAAGATCACAGAACGGGAACTGCCGATGAAGCTGGTTGATGTCAAGGCGAGCTTCGACCGGAGCAGAGTGACCTTCTACTTTTACGCTGATGAGCGGATCGATTTCCGCGAGTTGGTGAAGGAATTGGCCCAGCAGCTCCACACCCGTATCGAGATGCGACAGATCCGGGCCCGGGATGTCGCCAGCAAGTTGGGCTGCGTTGGCCCGTGCGGCCGACAGCTCTGCTGCAAAACCTTTCTGAAGGAGTACGAGCCGATCTCAGTCCGGATGGCCAAGGACCAGGGCCTCCCCCTGAATCCAAGTAAGCTGGCGGGGATGTGCGGGCGGCTGAAGTGCTGCCTTCGCTACGAACACTCCATGTACGAGGAGCTGAAGCGGCGCCTGCCCAAGGTTGGTTCCCCCGTTGAGGCGCCTGAGGGAGTGGGGATTGTAAAGGCGAGGAACATCCTGACTGAATCGGTGGTCGTCGAACTGGAAGACGGCGCGCAGATCACTGTGAAGGCGGCTGACCTGATTCACATCGGTCCCCCCCTGGACGAGAACTCACCCCGGAATAGTTGCGGCGGCGGAGGCTGCAGCAGTGGCGGCTGCGGAGTTGACGTTGCGCCGAACCGCGATCACTCATGA
- the holB gene encoding DNA polymerase III subunit delta' has product MPFRDLIGQARAIRFLHRALTTGRIAHAYLFSGPVGVGKQAAALAFAQALNCEQVASVEFGVSSGYPTPDTRHPTPMDGCGECRACRNIANGQHPDVQVIEPDGATVKIEQIRTLEADAALVPYEAQWKVFILNRSERMTEQAANALLKTLEEPPRRTVFILLTSTVSALLPTIASRCQTVTFSPLPHGQIEALLTEKGMEPSRARLIASLSQGSIERALSPEMSSLPTTRDLLLEGLGRGLQGGPAALVELAEKLAKDREKLQQQLEILSAWLRDLMVAKASGRRNWLVNDDRHEAVTRQAEGVPLDAILDGLRAVHAVMENLVRNANPRLSMEDLLLRLRELLPSGLLSVSA; this is encoded by the coding sequence ATGCCGTTTCGTGATCTGATCGGACAGGCGCGAGCCATTCGGTTCCTTCACCGGGCGCTCACGACCGGGCGGATCGCCCACGCCTATCTCTTCAGCGGGCCGGTAGGGGTGGGCAAGCAAGCCGCCGCGCTCGCCTTTGCCCAGGCGCTCAACTGCGAACAAGTTGCAAGTGTCGAGTTTGGAGTTTCGAGTGGTTACCCGACACCCGACACCCGACACCCGACACCTATGGATGGATGTGGGGAGTGCCGCGCTTGTCGCAACATCGCCAATGGACAGCATCCGGACGTACAGGTAATCGAGCCGGACGGTGCGACAGTGAAGATTGAGCAGATCCGGACCCTTGAGGCCGATGCGGCTCTGGTCCCATACGAGGCTCAATGGAAAGTATTTATTCTCAATCGGTCGGAGAGAATGACGGAGCAGGCAGCCAATGCTCTCCTCAAGACCCTGGAAGAGCCACCTAGGAGAACTGTGTTCATCCTCCTGACCAGTACGGTGTCCGCCCTGCTTCCCACGATCGCCTCTCGATGTCAGACAGTTACCTTCTCCCCGCTCCCGCACGGACAGATCGAGGCTCTCCTGACAGAGAAGGGGATGGAGCCGTCTCGGGCCCGACTGATCGCCTCGTTGAGCCAGGGCAGTATCGAGCGGGCGCTGAGCCCCGAGATGTCGTCCCTGCCGACGACGAGGGATCTGCTGCTCGAAGGGCTTGGGCGAGGGCTTCAGGGTGGACCCGCCGCCCTCGTTGAATTGGCCGAGAAGCTGGCGAAGGATCGGGAGAAGCTTCAGCAACAGCTGGAAATCCTTTCGGCCTGGCTGCGCGATCTCATGGTTGCGAAGGCATCCGGACGGCGGAATTGGCTTGTGAACGATGATCGCCACGAGGCGGTCACCCGCCAGGCGGAGGGCGTACCCCTGGACGCCATCCTGGACGGCCTTCGCGCGGTCCACGCCGTGATGGAGAACCTCGTTCGTAACGCGAACCCGCGCCTGTCGATGGAGGATCTGTTGCTCCGGCTGCGCGAACTGCTCCCGTCTGGCCTGTTGTCGGTGTCCGCATGA
- a CDS encoding MBL fold metallo-hydrolase, giving the protein MDTSLYLKQVELGEMANYVYLIGSTKTKEAAVIDPAWEIDRIVELAQADEMKITHILATHTHPDHVGGKLYGLQIQGVAELLERVDAKVVVHKTEAGHLTPLAGSNIMRVDHGDTVNLGDVAVTLIHTPGHTPGSQCFLVCNRLITGDTLFIGSCGRVDLPGSNPEQMYDSLTNRLMKLDDKTVVLPGHNYAAGRTSSSIGEERKKNPCFQYRSLAAFLRAMGHA; this is encoded by the coding sequence GTGGACACGTCCCTCTACCTGAAGCAGGTTGAATTGGGCGAGATGGCCAACTACGTCTATCTGATCGGCTCGACCAAGACGAAAGAGGCTGCCGTGATCGATCCGGCGTGGGAGATCGATAGGATTGTGGAACTCGCCCAGGCTGATGAGATGAAAATTACCCACATCCTCGCCACCCACACCCATCCGGATCATGTGGGTGGTAAGCTGTATGGTCTTCAAATTCAGGGAGTCGCGGAGTTGCTCGAGCGGGTAGACGCCAAGGTAGTAGTCCATAAAACTGAAGCCGGCCACCTGACCCCTCTTGCCGGATCGAACATCATGCGGGTCGACCATGGGGACACCGTGAACCTCGGCGATGTTGCTGTGACATTAATCCATACCCCCGGCCACACGCCGGGGTCTCAGTGTTTTCTGGTATGCAATCGCCTGATTACGGGCGACACGCTGTTTATCGGCTCATGCGGCCGGGTTGATCTTCCGGGCAGCAATCCTGAGCAGATGTACGATTCGCTGACCAATAGATTGATGAAACTGGACGACAAGACCGTGGTCCTGCCCGGCCACAACTATGCCGCCGGCCGCACCTCCAGCAGCATCGGGGAGGAGCGGAAAAAGAACCCCTGCTTTCAGTATCGTTCTCTCGCTGCATTCCTCCGCGCCATGGGCCATGCCTGA
- a CDS encoding SPASM domain-containing protein, with the protein MRYFALFNTLAGSIDILDQGIVEGLKTLQAAGSQQLLQIRTRTPRSVPLDDAVTSYLDRRGYLFESLDEERVQARLLYDEMLRFHRQVVRQPLAIIPSYNCDLKCPYCWQRLYDMDSPIMSEETAERLFEALPQVIGRSPDQPVDLAIFGGEPLQDVPALRERVLQLLDLSTAAGFSTKIISNGVGLAAAAPHIAGKVESVQVTIDGPAEVHRRRRPLPHGDSFTAMANGVDAVLTHRIPVHVRVNVDVTNLPTLPALVDFARDRGWVGSGLVDFHLAPVKNHNLRKETNLEGTLLDEVLALSDRHEQMSIFEMTGFPGIKYFEGFQESGLFSLHRFFNCEAQINFFAFDLHGDIYACWDAAGITDLSVGRFLPDVEMYERRLNMWRRRTALDIGGCEGCTSQPHCGGGCQFLALEHTNSFFSPNCDSMIEGYVRSIERNATWLLERAQAGDHAVGLVTSDGVISPVEREFGLVEIGGVNLAVNCG; encoded by the coding sequence GTGCGGTACTTTGCGCTCTTCAACACTCTTGCCGGCTCCATCGACATCCTCGATCAAGGCATCGTTGAGGGACTAAAGACACTGCAAGCCGCGGGGTCGCAGCAGTTGCTGCAGATTCGGACCCGCACTCCACGTTCGGTGCCACTCGACGACGCCGTGACGAGCTACCTCGATCGGCGCGGCTATTTGTTCGAAAGCCTCGACGAGGAGCGCGTGCAGGCTCGTTTGCTGTACGACGAGATGCTGCGCTTCCACCGCCAGGTCGTGCGTCAGCCGCTCGCCATTATTCCGAGCTACAACTGCGACCTCAAGTGCCCTTATTGCTGGCAGCGTCTCTACGACATGGACTCCCCGATCATGTCGGAGGAGACGGCTGAGCGCCTGTTCGAGGCCCTCCCGCAGGTGATCGGCCGATCGCCAGACCAGCCGGTGGACCTGGCGATCTTTGGCGGCGAGCCACTTCAGGACGTGCCCGCGCTCCGCGAGCGCGTCCTGCAACTGCTCGACCTGTCGACGGCGGCCGGTTTCTCGACCAAGATCATCTCCAACGGCGTCGGCTTGGCGGCCGCTGCGCCACACATCGCCGGCAAGGTCGAATCGGTGCAGGTGACCATCGATGGGCCAGCCGAGGTCCATCGCCGACGCCGTCCGCTGCCGCATGGCGACTCCTTCACCGCGATGGCCAACGGCGTCGATGCCGTCCTCACCCATCGCATTCCCGTCCACGTACGCGTCAACGTCGATGTCACCAATCTCCCGACGCTACCGGCACTGGTGGACTTCGCACGCGACCGCGGATGGGTGGGGAGCGGGCTGGTCGATTTCCACCTCGCGCCCGTCAAGAATCACAACCTGCGCAAGGAAACCAACCTAGAGGGCACCCTCCTCGATGAGGTTCTGGCGCTGAGCGATCGTCACGAGCAGATGTCGATCTTCGAGATGACGGGATTCCCGGGAATCAAGTACTTCGAGGGATTCCAGGAGTCTGGTCTGTTTTCGCTGCATCGCTTCTTCAACTGTGAAGCGCAGATCAACTTCTTCGCCTTCGACCTTCACGGCGATATCTACGCGTGCTGGGACGCCGCCGGAATCACGGATCTGTCGGTCGGCCGCTTTCTCCCCGATGTGGAAATGTACGAGAGGCGCCTCAACATGTGGCGCAGGCGCACCGCCCTCGACATCGGCGGGTGCGAGGGCTGCACGTCACAGCCACACTGCGGCGGCGGTTGTCAGTTCCTCGCGCTCGAGCACACGAACTCGTTCTTCTCTCCCAACTGCGACTCGATGATCGAGGGGTATGTGCGCTCGATCGAGCGGAATGCGACGTGGCTGCTCGAGCGCGCGCAAGCCGGCGACCACGCCGTCGGACTGGTTACCTCAGACGGCGTCATCAGCCCTGTCGAACGTGAGTTTGGCTTGGTAGAAATTGGCGGAGTGAACCTCGCCGTCAATTGCGGCTGA
- a CDS encoding TatD family hydrolase yields the protein MAKQPKVVAIGEAGLDFYRDRSPRDVQAEAFRCQIRLARELDVPLIVHDRDAHRETMQLLETEGAERVVLHCFSGDLAMAEEAWRRGYYVSIAGPVTYPKNEALREVVRKAKTDRLLLETDCPYLPPQTFRGQRNEPAHLLHTAQEVARLLNMPLTELGHLTTENASRLFRLPPLE from the coding sequence ATTGCCAAGCAGCCCAAGGTGGTGGCCATCGGCGAGGCCGGCCTCGACTTCTATCGCGATCGTTCCCCTCGCGATGTTCAGGCTGAGGCGTTTCGCTGTCAGATCCGTCTGGCCAGAGAGCTGGATGTGCCGCTCATCGTCCACGATCGTGACGCCCATCGCGAGACGATGCAGCTCCTGGAGACGGAAGGGGCCGAGCGCGTGGTCCTGCACTGCTTCTCCGGGGATCTCGCCATGGCTGAAGAGGCCTGGCGGAGAGGCTACTACGTCTCAATCGCCGGGCCGGTGACCTATCCCAAGAACGAGGCCCTCCGCGAGGTTGTGCGGAAGGCCAAAACGGATCGCCTTCTCCTGGAGACCGACTGCCCCTATCTCCCTCCCCAAACGTTCCGAGGCCAGCGAAACGAGCCGGCCCATCTCCTTCACACCGCCCAAGAAGTCGCCAGACTCCTGAATATGCCGCTTACTGAACTCGGTCATCTCACCACCGAGAATGCCAGCCGCCTGTTCCGACTCCCTCCATTGGAATGA
- a CDS encoding TatD family hydrolase, with protein MFIDTHSHIQMREFESDRAAALTRAEAAGIGLMLAVGYHLEASRLAVEAAERYPQVYASVGIHPHDAKQYDDAAEETLRSLAKQPKVVAIGEAGLDFYRDRSPRDVQAEAFRCQIRLARELDLPLIVHDRDAHRETMQMLETEGAERVVLHCFSGDLAMAEEAWRRGYYVSIAGPVTYPKNEALREVVRKAKTDRLLLETDCPYLPPQTFRGQRNEPAHLLHTAQEVARLLYMPLTELGRLTTENARHLFRLPPLE; from the coding sequence GTGTTTATCGATACGCATAGCCACATCCAGATGCGGGAGTTCGAGTCCGACAGGGCCGCGGCGCTCACGCGGGCCGAGGCTGCCGGGATCGGCCTGATGCTCGCGGTCGGGTATCACCTTGAGGCAAGCCGTCTGGCGGTAGAGGCTGCGGAACGCTACCCACAGGTCTACGCCAGCGTCGGCATTCATCCCCATGATGCCAAACAGTACGATGATGCGGCTGAAGAGACCCTTCGATCCCTCGCCAAGCAGCCCAAGGTGGTGGCCATCGGTGAGGCCGGCCTCGACTTCTATCGCGATCGCTCGCCTCGCGATGTTCAGGCTGAGGCGTTTCGCTGTCAGATCCGCCTAGCCAGAGAGCTGGACCTGCCGCTCATCGTCCACGATCGTGACGCCCATCGCGAGACGATGCAGATGCTGGAGACGGAAGGGGCCGAGCGCGTGGTTTTGCACTGCTTCTCCGGGGATCTCGCCATGGCTGAAGAGGCCTGGCGGAGAGGCTACTACGTCTCAATCGCCGGTCCGGTGACCTATCCCAAGAACGAGGCCCTCCGCGAGGTCGTACGGAAGGCTAAGACGGATCGCCTCCTCTTGGAGACCGATTGCCCCTATCTCCCTCCCCAAACGTTCCGAGGCCAGCGCAACGAGCCGGCCCATCTCCTCCACACCGCCCAAGAGGTCGCCAGGCTTCTGTATATGCCGCTGACCGAGCTAGGTCGCCTGACCACCGAGAATGCCCGCCATCTGTTCCGACTCCCTCCATTGGAATGA
- the metG gene encoding methionine--tRNA ligase, whose product MSDESFYLTTPIYYVNATPHLGHAYTTILADTMARFQKLRLGPERVYFLTGTDEHGDKIAQAAAQGGETPQAYADRISGIFQETWKRLGLAPNQFIRTTSEPHKRAVQRFLQQIYDTGDIYFGEYGGQYCFGCERFYTEKELQDGKCPDHQTAPTFIKEQNYFFRMGKYQDWLIEHIRHNPDFIRPERFRNEVLSFLKDPLEDLCISRPRTRLEWGIPLPFDDKYVTYVWFDALINYISALDWPEGETFRRFWPSVQHLIAKDILKPHAIYWPIMLKAAGLTPYRHLNVHGYWKIEEAKMSKSRGSVVRPLDLADKYGVDAFRYFVLREMTFGLDAGFSEEALVARLNADLANDLGNLYSRVLKLIQRYYDGKISESPGGGALADATRTAMVDVTAATERFAFSEALAAIWNLISATNKYLVTNEPWKRDPGDAQTKAVLFNAAETLRAIAILLWPFLPQTAERMLQGLGISEPIGSIRVEEALSSPWHLASRQWQVQEVQPLFPRIEATAPRLKPAGTGAKPAPEKTESTAVPESVAEQIAIEEFRRVDLRVAEVIEAAAIPGSKRLVKLRVKLQNEERTVVAGLKEHYPPESWAGKRVIMVANLKPTKLMGIMSHGMVLAAEDEAGRIVLLTPEAPIASGSKVR is encoded by the coding sequence ATGAGTGACGAGAGCTTTTACCTTACCACCCCGATCTATTACGTCAACGCCACCCCGCATCTGGGACACGCCTACACCACGATCCTGGCCGACACGATGGCCCGCTTCCAGAAGCTTCGGCTGGGGCCTGAGCGGGTCTATTTCCTCACCGGTACCGACGAGCACGGCGACAAGATCGCCCAGGCGGCCGCACAGGGCGGCGAGACTCCACAGGCCTATGCCGACCGGATCAGCGGCATCTTTCAGGAGACGTGGAAGCGGCTGGGGCTTGCGCCGAACCAGTTCATTCGCACGACCAGCGAACCTCACAAGCGCGCCGTACAGCGGTTTCTGCAACAGATCTACGATACCGGGGATATCTATTTCGGAGAGTATGGCGGCCAGTATTGTTTTGGCTGCGAACGGTTCTACACTGAGAAGGAGTTGCAGGACGGCAAATGCCCCGATCACCAGACGGCCCCGACCTTTATCAAGGAGCAGAACTACTTCTTTCGGATGGGGAAGTATCAGGATTGGCTGATCGAGCACATTCGCCACAATCCCGACTTCATCCGGCCGGAGCGCTTCAGGAACGAGGTCCTGTCCTTTCTGAAAGACCCGCTGGAGGATCTCTGCATCTCCCGGCCTCGAACCCGCCTTGAGTGGGGGATCCCGCTTCCCTTCGACGACAAATACGTCACCTATGTCTGGTTCGATGCCCTCATCAACTATATCTCGGCGTTGGACTGGCCTGAGGGCGAGACATTCCGGCGTTTCTGGCCCAGTGTCCAGCATCTGATCGCCAAGGATATCCTGAAGCCGCATGCGATCTACTGGCCGATTATGCTGAAGGCGGCCGGACTGACGCCGTATCGGCACCTGAACGTCCACGGCTACTGGAAGATCGAAGAGGCCAAGATGTCCAAGAGTCGCGGCTCGGTCGTCCGTCCGCTCGATCTGGCTGACAAGTACGGCGTCGACGCCTTTCGCTACTTCGTGCTGCGGGAGATGACGTTCGGCCTGGATGCCGGCTTCAGTGAGGAGGCGCTCGTGGCCCGACTGAACGCGGACTTGGCCAATGACCTGGGGAATCTCTATAGCCGTGTGCTGAAGCTGATCCAGCGATACTACGATGGGAAAATCTCCGAATCGCCTGGGGGCGGGGCGCTGGCTGATGCCACGCGGACCGCTATGGTGGACGTGACAGCGGCTACGGAACGCTTCGCATTCAGCGAGGCGCTGGCGGCTATCTGGAATCTGATCTCGGCTACGAACAAATACCTGGTGACCAACGAACCGTGGAAGCGGGACCCAGGGGATGCTCAGACGAAAGCGGTCCTTTTCAACGCAGCAGAAACCCTCCGCGCGATCGCCATTCTCCTGTGGCCGTTTCTTCCCCAGACCGCAGAGCGGATGCTTCAGGGGTTGGGCATCTCGGAGCCAATCGGATCGATTCGCGTCGAGGAGGCGCTCTCATCACCGTGGCATCTCGCGTCACGGCAGTGGCAAGTTCAAGAGGTGCAGCCCCTCTTCCCCCGTATCGAGGCGACCGCTCCCCGCTTAAAACCCGCGGGGACAGGCGCAAAGCCGGCACCAGAAAAAACGGAATCGACTGCTGTCCCCGAGTCCGTAGCCGAACAGATCGCTATCGAGGAGTTCCGGCGCGTCGACCTGCGCGTTGCGGAAGTGATCGAGGCGGCGGCGATCCCGGGATCGAAGAGGCTGGTCAAACTGCGGGTGAAGCTTCAGAATGAAGAGCGGACCGTTGTGGCCGGTCTGAAGGAGCACTATCCGCCGGAAAGCTGGGCAGGGAAGCGAGTCATCATGGTGGCCAACCTGAAGCCGACCAAGCTGATGGGGATCATGTCTCATGGAATGGTGCTCGCCGCCGAAGACGAGGCAGGCCGAATCGTACTGCTCACACCGGAGGCGCCGATCGCCTCGGGTTCCAAGGTCCGCTGA